A region from the Variovorax sp. RKNM96 genome encodes:
- a CDS encoding cysteine hydrolase family protein, with the protein MSNTPTPRRALVVIDVQNEYFEGGGLPIEYPPILDTLPNVTKAMDAARAAGTPVVVVRHHAPKGAPVFQADTHNGQLHPEVANRPRDHLITKTFPSVFTGTDFADWLARHEIDTLSVAGYMTQNCDASTVFEAMHRGLNVEFLSDASGALPYENAAGKVTAEEIHRVFSVVFHSNFAAVTSTAAWIAAMQEGQAIAKDNVVMSNRRARGV; encoded by the coding sequence ATGAGCAACACCCCCACCCCGCGCCGCGCCCTCGTCGTGATCGACGTGCAGAACGAATACTTCGAGGGCGGCGGCTTGCCGATCGAGTACCCACCCATCCTGGACACGCTGCCCAACGTGACCAAGGCCATGGATGCCGCACGCGCCGCCGGCACGCCGGTCGTCGTGGTCCGCCACCATGCGCCCAAGGGCGCGCCGGTGTTCCAGGCCGACACGCACAACGGCCAGTTGCACCCCGAGGTCGCGAACCGCCCGCGCGACCACCTGATCACCAAGACCTTCCCGAGTGTGTTCACCGGCACCGACTTTGCCGACTGGCTCGCCCGCCACGAGATCGACACGCTGAGCGTGGCCGGCTACATGACGCAGAACTGCGACGCATCGACCGTGTTCGAGGCGATGCACCGCGGGCTGAACGTGGAGTTCCTGTCGGATGCGAGCGGCGCGCTGCCGTATGAAAACGCCGCGGGCAAGGTCACGGCGGAAGAGATCCACCGCGTCTTCAGCGTGGTGTTCCACAGCAACTTCGCGGCCGTGACTTCGACCGCGGCGTGGATCGCGGCGATGCAGGAAGGCCAGGCCATCGCGAAGGACAACGTGGTCATGTCCAACCGCCGCGCGCGCGGCGTCTGA